A genomic region of Oncorhynchus mykiss isolate Arlee chromosome 16, USDA_OmykA_1.1, whole genome shotgun sequence contains the following coding sequences:
- the LOC118939561 gene encoding cell wall protein DAN4-like, translated as TTTTTTSTTITTTTTTTTTTTTTSTTTTTTTTTTTTTTTTTTTITTTTTTTTIPTSTTITTAATITTTTTTTSTTITTTTTTTTTTTTTTTTTTTTTTTSATNTTTTTTSTTITTTTTTTTTTSTTITTTTTTTTTTTTTTTTTTTTTTTTSTTNTTTTTTTTTTTSTTITTTTTTSTTITTTTTATT; from the coding sequence actactacaactactacatctacaactattactactactactactactactactactactactactacttctacaactactactactactacaactactacaactactactactacaactactacaactattactactacaactactactactacaattcctacctctacaactattactactgctgctactattactactacaacaactactacctctacaactattactactactactacaactacaactacaactactactactactacaactactactactacaactactacttctgcaactaatactactacaactactacatctacaactattactactactactactacaacaactactacctctacaactattactactactactacaactacaactactactactactactactactacaactactactactacaactactacttctacaactaatactactacaactactactactacaactactacatctacaactattactacaacaactactacctctacaactattactactactactactgctactact